One region of Peribacillus simplex genomic DNA includes:
- a CDS encoding sensor histidine kinase produces the protein MFRKTKIQLALLFTLVFFCVLSILGISLYLYMQKVSLASVDDNLRNKETYLIQKSIEDLPDEKNERESERKVSYLFWDKKGNLLLSNPKNAFYKKEISSFKPNRNDKKMRIQTISGHSYRILTHVKKRDELKSFPSAATIQLVYNIDPEVNVIKQLLLLIGFGCFIGLLISFFVGLFLSSRALVPIQRSWEKQTQFVSDASHELRTPLSVIQTHLELLFRHPTNTIEEECATIYKSLTEVKRLSKLVQDLLTLARSDSNEQLINQELFSMDELLRHIVEQFEPIADMKDIKIEDEIEKNIIYFGDKDRIHQLLVILLDNALKYSDLNGKITIFSKKEGSSLRINIEDTGTGIPDKDLPFIFDRFYRSDKARTKATGGTGLGLSIAKWIVEAHGGQISAESRFHKGSQFIIKLPFKNQSSKLT, from the coding sequence ATGTTTCGTAAAACTAAAATCCAGTTGGCATTACTTTTTACTCTTGTTTTCTTTTGTGTCTTGAGTATTTTGGGTATTAGTCTCTATTTATATATGCAAAAAGTTTCTCTTGCCTCAGTTGATGATAATTTGCGAAATAAGGAAACCTATCTGATCCAAAAATCAATTGAAGATTTACCTGATGAAAAAAATGAAAGGGAATCAGAACGGAAGGTTTCCTATTTATTTTGGGATAAAAAAGGGAATCTCCTTTTAAGTAACCCAAAAAACGCCTTTTACAAAAAAGAAATATCCTCTTTTAAACCAAATAGGAATGACAAAAAAATGCGCATCCAAACCATAAGCGGACATTCCTATAGAATTCTGACTCATGTTAAAAAGAGGGATGAACTTAAAAGCTTTCCATCTGCTGCAACCATCCAACTAGTTTATAACATTGATCCTGAGGTGAATGTTATAAAACAACTGCTGCTATTAATTGGATTTGGCTGTTTCATAGGTTTGCTGATCTCTTTTTTTGTTGGTTTATTTTTGTCAAGTAGAGCATTAGTGCCAATTCAAAGGTCTTGGGAAAAACAAACACAGTTTGTTAGTGATGCTTCCCATGAATTACGAACACCACTTTCGGTTATTCAAACTCATTTGGAACTCCTCTTTCGTCACCCAACTAATACAATTGAGGAGGAATGTGCGACAATATATAAAAGTCTGACTGAAGTAAAACGCCTGAGTAAATTAGTACAGGATCTATTGACCTTAGCAAGGAGTGACTCAAATGAACAGCTTATTAATCAGGAATTATTTTCAATGGATGAACTGCTTAGACATATAGTGGAACAGTTTGAACCAATTGCTGATATGAAGGATATCAAAATAGAGGATGAGATAGAAAAAAATATAATTTACTTTGGAGATAAAGATAGAATTCATCAGCTTTTAGTCATCTTGCTGGATAATGCGCTAAAATACTCGGACCTAAACGGTAAAATAACCATTTTTTCCAAAAAAGAAGGTAGCAGTTTAAGAATAAACATTGAAGATACCGGGACAGGAATACCAGATAAAGATTTACCATTCATATTTGATCGTTTTTATCGAAGTGATAAGGCAAGAACAAAGGCAACAGGAGGAACAGGGCTTGGTTTGTCTATTGCCAAATGGATTGTTGAGGCTCATGGAGGGCAAATTTCTGCAGAAAGTAGGTTCCACAAAGGGAGTCAGTTTATTATAAAACTTCCCTTTAAGAATCAATCATCTAAACTCACTTAA
- a CDS encoding helix-turn-helix domain-containing protein, whose translation MENIDIGKKVEKYRKAKGLSSRELAKLAEITPSMLSQIERGLANPSIQTLKVLAKTLNVPTFSFLLEEINTEDLIVRSGKRKKMIIDNLSYELLSPDFTGNLATAIMKVPSNISSSENLLEHKGEEVAFILEGKIKLYLGEEEYLLEAGDSVKIPANLKHKWENNFSQNAVVLFSVTPPAF comes from the coding sequence ATGGAAAATATAGATATTGGTAAGAAAGTTGAAAAATATAGAAAAGCTAAAGGATTGAGTAGTAGAGAGTTGGCAAAATTAGCTGAAATTACACCTTCAATGTTAAGCCAAATTGAACGAGGTTTGGCGAATCCTTCTATTCAAACCCTAAAGGTTTTAGCTAAAACCCTGAATGTTCCAACTTTTAGTTTTTTACTTGAAGAAATAAATACGGAAGACTTGATCGTTAGATCCGGTAAACGTAAGAAAATGATCATTGATAATTTGTCTTATGAGTTATTGTCACCTGATTTTACGGGTAATTTAGCAACAGCGATTATGAAAGTTCCTTCCAATATTTCTTCGTCAGAAAATCTTCTAGAACATAAAGGAGAGGAAGTAGCATTTATTTTGGAAGGGAAAATTAAGCTGTATTTAGGCGAAGAAGAATATCTTTTAGAAGCTGGTGATAGTGTGAAAATACCAGCAAATTTGAAACATAAATGGGAAAATAATTTTAGTCAAAATGCTGTTGTATTATTTTCAGTTACCCCACCTGCGTTTTAA
- a CDS encoding glutamate-5-semialdehyde dehydrogenase codes for MSVAPLKPMTVEEQAITAKKAAKILSMLTTEEKNDALTIVANELEKEYGIILDANKKDLKKGREKGFDQAYMDRLALTQERVRDFAEGLRQVAGLPDPTGDVLSDWTLENGLKVQEVRVPLGVIGMIYEARPNVTADAAGLALKSGNAIVLKGGSSALSSNKMIVEVMHRALEKTNIPKEAVQFIASTDRATTQKLFTMKEHIDVLIPRGGASLIKAVVENATVPVLETGVGNCHIYFDKEAETEKALNIILNAKTDRPAVCNAAETLIVHKDWLSENKEILAETLKEYGITIHGDQEAAAVLLNVIPANEEDWANEYLSLDLAVKTVNSLDEAIEHIDQYGTKHSEAIITENDDTAKRFMQLVDAAAVYHNASTRFTDGGALGFGAEIGISTQKLHARGPMGLPALTTIKYMMSGNGQIR; via the coding sequence ATGAGTGTTGCACCGCTTAAACCAATGACGGTGGAAGAACAGGCAATCACAGCGAAAAAAGCAGCGAAAATATTAAGCATGCTGACAACTGAGGAAAAAAATGATGCACTTACAATTGTAGCGAATGAATTAGAAAAAGAATATGGAATCATTTTGGACGCAAATAAAAAAGACTTGAAAAAAGGAAGAGAAAAAGGGTTTGACCAGGCGTATATGGATCGTCTTGCACTAACTCAAGAAAGAGTCAGGGACTTTGCAGAGGGACTGCGCCAGGTTGCTGGTCTTCCGGATCCAACGGGTGATGTTCTTTCCGACTGGACGCTTGAAAATGGTTTGAAAGTGCAAGAGGTACGCGTTCCCCTTGGTGTCATTGGAATGATTTACGAAGCACGTCCAAATGTAACGGCAGATGCGGCAGGACTTGCATTGAAATCAGGTAATGCAATTGTGCTGAAAGGAGGATCATCCGCGCTTTCATCCAACAAAATGATTGTTGAAGTGATGCACCGCGCCCTTGAAAAAACAAATATACCTAAAGAAGCCGTGCAATTCATTGCTTCAACAGACCGTGCGACAACTCAGAAGTTATTTACCATGAAGGAGCATATCGACGTTTTGATTCCTAGAGGCGGTGCTTCTTTAATCAAGGCGGTTGTAGAAAATGCGACGGTTCCGGTCCTTGAAACAGGTGTAGGAAATTGCCACATCTATTTTGATAAAGAAGCTGAGACAGAAAAAGCTTTAAACATAATTCTCAATGCCAAGACAGATCGTCCTGCTGTATGCAATGCAGCGGAAACACTTATCGTTCATAAAGATTGGCTGAGTGAAAATAAAGAAATCCTTGCAGAAACGTTAAAGGAATATGGCATTACGATTCATGGTGATCAAGAAGCAGCTGCAGTCTTGCTCAATGTAATCCCTGCAAACGAAGAAGATTGGGCCAACGAATATTTAAGCTTAGATCTTGCAGTTAAAACGGTCAACAGTCTAGATGAAGCCATTGAGCATATTGATCAGTACGGCACAAAGCATTCAGAGGCTATCATTACAGAAAATGATGATACGGCTAAGCGATTCATGCAATTAGTGGATGCAGCCGCAGTATACCACAATGCTTCCACTAGATTTACAGATGGAGGAGCACTCGGCTTTGGGGCAGAAATCGGCATCTCAACCCAAAAGCTTCACGCGCGCGGACCGATGGGATTGCCTGCACTGACAACGATTAAATATATGATGAGTGGGAATGGGCAGATTAGGTAA
- the proB gene encoding glutamate 5-kinase, with the protein MFKEKKQIKRVVIKIGSSSLTSMHGELSRRKLEKLADQIVELKDAGYETVLVSSGAVAAGYRKLGCIKRPSALPEKQAAASIGQGLLMESYSELFLSHGYVASQLLITRSDFSDETRYGNMKNTMNVLLERGIIPIVNENDTVTVDRLKFGDNDTLSAKVAALIGADFLIILSDIDGLFNDNPNNNPDAKLLKKVDAITPEIEAAAGGTGSPVGTGGMKSKIAAFKIAMASGIQSFLGKSSTRDILMDAVKGTARGTYFEPKPNAFNLDKKKQWIAFHSGPEGKIIISQKAKTAIIDQQRNIYPIDIQEVNGRFNDGAVVTILDEEGEEFGLGRINFSTEQLTQETKNETAAAIDQETFVCALDFSMKVPS; encoded by the coding sequence ATGTTCAAAGAAAAGAAACAGATAAAGAGAGTTGTTATTAAGATTGGAAGCAGTTCACTGACCAGCATGCATGGTGAGCTAAGCCGCAGAAAACTTGAGAAGCTGGCGGATCAGATTGTAGAGCTAAAGGATGCAGGATATGAAACGGTTTTAGTTTCATCTGGAGCAGTAGCAGCGGGCTATCGTAAGTTAGGGTGCATCAAGCGTCCATCTGCCTTACCTGAAAAGCAGGCAGCAGCTTCCATCGGACAGGGTCTATTAATGGAATCTTACTCAGAACTCTTTTTATCTCACGGATACGTCGCTTCACAGCTGTTAATTACAAGAAGTGATTTTTCCGATGAAACACGCTATGGCAATATGAAAAATACGATGAATGTCTTATTGGAACGCGGAATTATTCCGATTGTAAATGAAAATGATACAGTCACAGTCGATCGATTGAAATTTGGAGACAATGATACGCTGTCTGCTAAGGTGGCCGCGCTGATTGGTGCTGATTTCCTGATTATTTTATCTGATATTGATGGACTTTTTAATGACAATCCGAACAATAATCCAGATGCGAAATTGCTTAAAAAAGTAGATGCCATCACACCTGAAATTGAAGCAGCAGCTGGGGGAACAGGAAGCCCAGTCGGTACAGGCGGCATGAAATCAAAAATTGCAGCCTTTAAAATCGCGATGGCATCCGGCATTCAGTCCTTTTTAGGGAAATCAAGCACAAGGGATATCCTGATGGATGCAGTGAAGGGCACTGCGAGAGGTACGTATTTTGAGCCGAAACCGAATGCCTTTAACCTTGATAAGAAAAAGCAATGGATTGCGTTTCATTCAGGCCCTGAGGGCAAAATCATCATTTCTCAAAAAGCGAAAACAGCTATAATTGACCAGCAGAGAAATATATATCCAATCGATATTCAAGAAGTGAACGGAAGATTTAACGATGGGGCCGTTGTGACCATCCTTGACGAAGAGGGAGAAGAATTCGGTCTCGGCAGAATCAACTTTTCAACTGAACAGCTGACACAAGAAACTAAAAACGAAACGGCGGCAGCTATTGATCAAGAGACGTTTGTATGTGCTCTCGATTTCTCAATGAAGGTGCCAAGCTAA
- a CDS encoding response regulator transcription factor — protein sequence MKILIVDDEKSLTEGISKILEEENYDVDIALNGYDGLELAKKGIYDVIILDIMLPEVDGFSIVKTLRKESVRTPILLLTAKDSIKDRVMGLDLGADDYLIKPFAGPELLARIRVLLRGKGEQAEELGYGPIKIIEHDGFVNGKKLNLTVKEYQLLEFFILNKEQILLRDQIFNRIWGFSSEAGLNVVDVYVHHLRKKLTPFHLDHWIVTVRGIGFMLKVGDQDVS from the coding sequence ATGAAAATATTAATTGTTGATGATGAGAAATCATTAACTGAGGGAATTTCAAAAATATTAGAAGAAGAAAATTATGATGTAGACATTGCCCTAAATGGTTATGATGGACTTGAGCTTGCAAAAAAAGGCATTTATGATGTGATCATACTCGATATTATGCTTCCTGAAGTGGACGGCTTTTCGATTGTAAAAACATTAAGAAAAGAATCAGTGAGAACTCCTATTTTACTTCTGACAGCAAAGGATAGTATAAAGGACAGGGTGATGGGATTAGATTTAGGTGCAGATGATTATTTAATTAAGCCCTTTGCTGGTCCTGAATTATTAGCTCGAATACGTGTGCTTTTGCGGGGAAAAGGGGAACAGGCAGAAGAACTAGGATACGGACCTATAAAAATTATTGAGCATGACGGATTTGTAAATGGGAAGAAATTAAATTTAACTGTAAAGGAATATCAGTTGCTGGAATTCTTCATTCTAAACAAGGAACAAATCCTGTTACGTGATCAAATTTTTAACCGAATCTGGGGCTTTAGTTCAGAAGCAGGATTAAATGTTGTGGATGTGTATGTTCATCATCTTAGAAAAAAGCTTACCCCCTTCCATTTGGACCACTGGATTGTAACCGTACGAGGAATCGGGTTCATGCTAAAAGTGGGTGATCAGGATGTTTCGTAA
- the proC gene encoding pyrroline-5-carboxylate reductase, which produces MLRDKIVAFLGAGSMAESMISGIVQVGSIPAERIYVTNRSNQLRLEEMNHVYGVHAVHQDALPYEEVDFFILAMKPQGAADALDALKDKVRVDQVVISVLAGISTEFMENHLQPGQQVVRLMPNTSSMIRESATALCPGRHTGMDNVIAVKELLGCMGKVFLIEEEQMDIFTGIAGSGPAYFYYLMEHMEHAGVEKGMDEAMVREIVAQTILGAAKMILVNDEAPASLREKVTSPNGTTASGLAALRKNNGGRAISQAIHQAAKRSKELNEEMAVALVTS; this is translated from the coding sequence ATGTTGAGAGATAAAATTGTTGCATTTTTAGGAGCCGGTTCGATGGCAGAGTCGATGATTTCAGGAATTGTGCAGGTTGGGAGCATACCAGCAGAGAGAATTTATGTGACAAATCGCAGCAATCAATTACGACTAGAGGAAATGAATCACGTGTATGGAGTTCATGCGGTCCATCAGGATGCATTGCCATATGAAGAAGTTGATTTCTTTATTTTGGCAATGAAGCCCCAGGGAGCAGCAGATGCTCTCGATGCACTCAAAGATAAAGTAAGAGTGGATCAAGTTGTGATTTCTGTATTAGCGGGCATTTCCACTGAATTTATGGAAAATCATCTACAGCCTGGACAGCAGGTTGTGCGGTTGATGCCGAATACGTCGAGCATGATCCGGGAGTCGGCAACTGCGTTATGTCCGGGAAGACATACAGGGATGGACAATGTGATAGCAGTGAAAGAACTGCTTGGCTGTATGGGAAAAGTGTTCTTAATCGAGGAAGAGCAAATGGATATTTTTACAGGGATTGCAGGAAGCGGACCTGCATACTTCTATTATTTAATGGAGCATATGGAACACGCTGGCGTTGAAAAGGGTATGGATGAAGCGATGGTCCGTGAGATTGTCGCCCAAACGATTTTAGGCGCAGCCAAGATGATTTTGGTGAACGACGAAGCACCGGCAAGTCTCAGAGAGAAGGTCACTTCACCAAATGGAACGACAGCATCCGGACTTGCTGCTTTAAGGAAAAATAATGGCGGCAGAGCCATTTCACAGGCGATTCATCAAGCGGCGAAACGTTCGAAAGAGCTGAATGAAGAGATGGCAGTAGCATTGGTGACGTCTTAA